From the Juglans microcarpa x Juglans regia isolate MS1-56 chromosome 7D, Jm3101_v1.0, whole genome shotgun sequence genome, the window CACTAACTGTGAAGCCACTAagtaacaaaaacaaatttgttCAGGGGATGAATCTAAAAGGGGTAAGATTATCAGAACTTTTATGATATACAAATTCATAGCAAAAGATCAAGCAACACCAGTTAACAAGCATTTTCATATTGAATTGAAAGAGCCAATCTGTAACCTTGtccaataaattttcttttttgtttttttttttttttttctttcacagaTGATTGAGTGGGCAAGAAACAAGAGACGGTCTTTTTACCAGAATAGTTAATATGCtataaaacccaataaattttACACCTGAACTTCCCATTCAGGTAGCTCCGGAAGCAGTCGGGCCATCTTCGCCGCCGCCAGGAGCCAAaatcaatttcttcttcttcttcttgtgcTCGTTCCTCGTTTCTGGAGCTGTCGGGACTGGCAGTTTGAGGCGTTGCTTCGCCATTAATCTTATTTGCTTTTAGCACCTGGGGCTGTATTCCCACGTGAGAGCGAGACTCGGACCAATCGCGTGGAAATCCCAACTTTGAGCCTCCACCACATAAACATTCTTTTGTGGATAAGCAACTTCAAAAATATGTACTTTGTACCATTAATTAGACTAATCTTCAATGGCGCTTCCATCCTTTACTGCTCTCAGTAttgtttctctttcttcattctCTCGTTATTTTCCTCATAACGATACTACCACGTTTTATTATTCACCATCTCCATACCCCAAAGCTCATTCTGCAAAACCCTGCAAACCCACGAGAAACTTTTCCAACTATTCCTTCCGCCTTTCGTATCGGTTCTCTGCTGTGGAGGATGAAGATGACAGAGATGATTATGAATTTGAAGAAGCGGTCGCGCTCTTCAATGACAGAGAATACTATAAATGCCATGACTTTCTTGAAGCTCTCTGGAACGACGCCCAAGAGCCTACAAGAACTCTGATTCACGGCATTCTGCAATGTGCAGTGGGATTTCATCACCTCTTTAATCAGGTTGGTACacaaccttcttcttctttatttttggcGGTTTGGCTTTAACAATTGCAACTCTCAATCTCCTCTACCACGAAcaacaaatatttggtttacgAGTTATGATTGTTTGTGGTGAATTAGAACCATAGAGGAGCCATGATGGAGCTGGGAGAGGGACTATGTAAACTGAGAAAGATGGATTTTGAGAGCGGACCATTTCATGAGTTTGAGCGAGAGATATCTGCAGCTCTGGATTTCATTTACGAGACCCAGATCGAATTAGCTGCATGTGAGTGAGCGAGCTCTATATACTGCTATATCGATGATGTCATTGATTTCTGTTCTGTCAACACTTTTTCTCGTACAGAAGTGAAACTGGTTTCTTGGATTTTTCACAGGCACTGATGACATTTGTCTTGCAATGGATCAATCAGAGAGGTCATACCAACTTCTTGGGGGATACGGTGCTGGACAGCATCTGTACAGTCTTCAAACCGAGTCTGATCAAGTTACGTACATTACCTTCTGCCCTCAGAGGTCTTATTGCGTCAATAAGCCATCAAGGGTAAAGCTTCCGATCCTTAATGCAACCAAAGAACACCTCGTAGCTTTCGAGTACAACTGATTCTGTTGTTATTAACTCCACCATTTTTACAGGATTCATCTATATGCTGTATTCATCTTACTTTCATCCCATCTTGTTGACATCACACTAATCATTAACTATTAAATCAATcctatttttagaaaattcaagaaatttTTAAGTCCAAACATTCCATAAATCaggttcaatatcaaaatcaagcCACTCCTCTGGCTCTAGGTTAGCAGTTTCACTCGGGAAATATCACCATTAGGTACCAGAAACAAGAAAATGGGGCTTCAATTAAAGTTGCGTTCGGATGTTGAgctaaattgaattatttatgaataataataaattaagattataaagtaaattttataaaatttacttaaaatgaatttaaatatatttaaatgttaagataagttttaatatatttatgagtagttaaaaaaattatgaattccatgtgtaaaaaaatgttgaattaaaaaaaattatatgtctcacgtataaagaagttttaagttaagatgaatttaagaATTAGacatttagatgttagacttaacttaaaattagactagaTTGAATTGAATTCAGATGAATTTAACAACGGCCTAATTCTGCAATAATAAGAACACACTAATTTCGTATGAGAGCGAACGAGggaatatgtatgtatgaactGAAATTTTAGAACTTTCCATTTGGTTAAAACTTTTATGGAGCAAAAGGCAGTAATTATTCACAGTAGACATTTGTTTTCCGGCCACCTAGAGAAAGTGGATGGGTTAGATGGGACAGAAATAACCTGGACTTTCCCTTAATGGGGAAAGTATCGGAGATCTTCGTAGGCCACCATTTCtagtaatttaaaaattatcttatatccTACCTTATTTTGATCCACTGATCTAGAAATCATACCATAACTTACATTGCGTAGTATCATGCagtttagaatattttattaaaaattaaataaaatatcattttttaataatatttttagtttagaatttgaaaaaattaaattatttattatattttttgtgtgaaaattttaaaaaattataatgataagagaaatgaaaaattttatatctccAGACCGAGCCTTAATCTACATTGAAACGTCGAACTACCTCTAACATGCTGTGGATATGCAGTGGCCGCCACATACATTatcataatctctctctctctctgaattcttttccttctttacGGGTAGGTAAACCCACTGAATTTGGTAACAAATCAAAAGGCCGAACGCTTAGAAAAAcgaaaggcaaaaaaaaatgacaaaaggcCGAAGACACTATATGATTATAATATACATTATACAACAATCAGTCACCTTCTTGAGCGTTTCCTTGACCTGCCTCCACCTCCCACCACCACGGATTCCCcattctctctccccctctttccCGTGGCAGCCGCAGATACAGACTCAAGCCTCTTTGGCGGCCTCCCCACCCCTCTTTTCACCTTTCCAGTATTCTCCTCCTTTCCCCTCTCCCACCACCGTTACAACTCCTCGTAACTCTCTCCTCTATCTTGATCACTTCCCTTCTTCTACcccttgtcttcttcttctcctcactTCTATCATCTTTGCTATCTTCATCTGAATCATCTGCATCCGCTAGCACTTCGCCGGGTGAGTTCTGCTTCATTCTTTTCAAGAAACTTGCCGCACCTTGCTTCTTCTTTACCgtgttttccttcttctccaTCTTAACCTCCAGAGCATCGTGAGAACTGAGCTCATTTCCGCCATATTCATGCTTTATGTCACCACCACCTTTGTTGTTCGTTCTCAAGCCTCTCCCGCCCAATCTTTCCTTAGTCCTTTTCTTCCTTATACCCTTCTCCTCTATCTTGACAAAAGAAGCGTCATTCTTCTTCTGACTAGCATTTGGTTTTTCCTCaagttctctttctcttttatctatttttctgtTTGCACCTTCGGTAATCAGTGCCTTCATAGAACTTTGTTTCCCACATGCAACCATGGTAGAGGACTTATTGGGTTTAGAGAGTGAATCGGATTCGTTCTTGGGCTCGGGTTTCACTTGTGTTGTTTGAGGTTTCGGGACCTTATCGTTCAGTTCCTTCCGTACAAGACCTCGTAGCTCTCTGGCTGCTACGTGCTCGGGAGAACTTCTACGGAAGAAGATGACACCGTTATTGAATAAGAGCAGAAGATCGCGAAAGAATTTGTGGATACAATCAGCATAGACACCTCTGTCAAGCCTTGATTGAACAATTTGCAAATCCATGTGTTGTCTTATCAAGCTCTTGTACCGTTCGGATTCCTGCAAGATTATAGAGATTATTATAAAAGTTTCAATTAAATCGAATGAATAGAGCCGACCGAATCAGgttctcaaatattattagctcttatttattattttattattattctttacttaattttctttactattcattattatttaatattttgtcgttacttttttattaactttgtaTTACTATTCACGTAATTCCTTACTATCGGCTGAGGGTAACAAACGGTCGTCTGATTCCGTACAATAAATTATGCCCAACCAGAGATGCCCACTTGAGCAAGAGAGTACATGAGTCACATGACGGCCATAGGCCAAGCCCGTTTGGACAGACTGAGGTGACGTCACATCTTGGACCACCACACAAGTGCAGTCACCCCAATTAAAAAATTTGGCTTGGACCAACAACAAAAGACCAACTTGAGACTTATGGTCAGGCTTACCGTTGTGGATCTCTATGGACGACCCACAATTAATACGGTCGAGGGTACTACAGAGACTGGAGGCCCGGCCCACTTCAGGGTCTCATGACCCACAGCCAGTTTATGGgcaattatgaaaatagaatattaaCTTAATGCTGACttatttacctttttttaaaCTAAAGAACTTCGGAGCAACCTGAAAACAACTGCGTTCTTCCTAAGCctataaaatggaaaaaatattttctttaaagtaTAGCCAGGGATCTCTTTAATACGTGACCGCCGTTTAGGGCTTTTAAGGACAGAACAGGTCGTGGTCGAAATCAATCCTGGTGGAAAGTCTCATTTTAAGCGTGGTGAAGGTGACAGTGCCTTCAGCCCCTTCAATTTGGGCGCGCGTGTACTAAATATCAGCTTCCTTCCTgggatttttcatttcatttatttatgaattctATTAATACGGCGTAGCTTCGAAACCTTAGCCATACGGACCCACTCACCCAACCTCACCTCACATAAAACATGCACCCACACCCATTTATCTCGACACCATTGTACCCAAACACCCCCCCCTCATATCCCATTGTCGCCATTTGGCACTCATCCATTGGTCCACACCCACAAAAGACGTAGCATAGACGCATCACGTCCGTTGAAATTCTACTCCACTTTCTTTCTCagtttttacttcttttttctacatttttttcccAGGAGTCTTTTTagctttttatattatttctttaataaagaATATTCATTAGAGCGGAGGATACCTGGCTCCGAAGCCGCCGCTCGAACACCGAGCCGAGCCGATGGGACCGGATCATCCCGATGAGCTTTACCAACGGCTCAGATTTGACGGCCGAGACTCGTCCCCTGGCGGGAGAAACCTCCTCGTGTCCCTCGGCTTCGGGCTCCTCCCCGCTACTAATTCCTCCTCCACCCTTGCGACGACGTTTCTTCCCGGACAAGCTGGCCGAGCTCTGCACGTCACTGCTCTGCTTCGACGCCGCTTCCTTTTCCTTCTTCGACTCACCCACCGATTCCAACCCCTCGTTCGACTCTCCGAGTCCACCCGTCCCCCGAACCGCCTTAACTCCTACCTCCTGATCCTCCTCGCCCCCCGCGTCATCTGTGTCATTCACTTCCCCGTTATCAAATGAATAGTTCTTTCCCGGGCCATATTCTGACCGACCCGGATCCGGATCATTTCTTTCTGGTTCGGGTCTTTCTTGCTCGCCAACGACGCCGTTTCGACGCCCTTGACCCTCGCCTCCTTGACTCGTCGAATTGGACCCGTTGAAGGATCGATTTTCTTTATCGTTGGAGACGTCTCCGCATACCGATTTTCCGGTGAGGTTATCCGGTAACGGCGTTGCTTCTCGGTCGTCGCCTTCGATATCCTTCTTCAGATCCAACGCCTCAGAGTCCTCCTTCAAGCTCcgctctctctcctcctccaaACTCTTTACCTTCAACTCCAACGACCTGTATCCAAAACAAACAACGAAAGGAACAAAACTCTCAGATCTTAAACCACGAAGAAAACACGATCTTTGGCGCTCAGATCTCGCACGAAATCCGAAAACTATTTACACGATCGAGTCGTCTCGGCGCTGGACTTCGCGTCGAAGCTCCTCCACCCGAATCCTGCGGAGCTCGTCTACCATGGGGACAAGGCTGGCCGATTCGTCGTCTTGTTGGGGCAAGAAGCGCCGCTTGAGGTCATAGAACTTGTCTCTACAGTACTGAGgagtgagagtgagaggaagaagggaagggagggaggagctCCGGTTCTGAAGCTCGATGGCGATGGAGTCCCAGCTGGCGGTGCCGTGGCGATTGACGGCGGAAGCAAGCAGGAGCTCCTCTAACGTGCCCCATGGTAGCGCGGTGGCTTCGTGTTGCCTAGCCATGGTCCTCTCATTTCATCGTTAGGGTTTTTGCGTTTGTATAGGTGTGTGGTTTTGCTTTCAGATTGTAGTTTCTTCGCGGTTGGGGGGatttgttgtgtgtgtgtgcgtatgtttttttttttttttcttttaattttttttaggtgcGTTCTGCAGCAAAAGTATTTTGGGCTTGATGATCGGAGAGCTCGCACGACCTTGCCGAAGATGGGGTTTTTAGATTTCTCGTAAAATTACATATATGTAACCCCCGATGACTGTGAGCATCATAGCAACACAGACCACGGACAGGTCAATAATCGTCTCCAGATATCATGGGTTGATTTAGGACGCAGCAAGACACgtgtttatttctttaaatCATGGGTAATTAACCACGACGGTCGTCACAGCCAAGTTAAGAGTTTTGttattgattttgaattttatggtttatattttaagtgatttttttatttaaatgattaatttatcaaataattaaaaatatctcatgaataattaaaaataataaaatcaaaaataaatatagtattactcgaagagatatatttttaaaaatattttagttataaaagaatttcacaaaattaaatttaaaaaaatgatataactTGATGTAattcgttaaattataaaaatatttttattgttaaatagATCTGatatatcaaataaaattaaatcaatttataaatttatttttatataaaataataaaacgtctattttttataactataaaattGAAGAAAGTGGTGCCGTCTGGTTGGTGGCAAAAGGAAAATACATGGACTTTTCTACTTCCTTAATCTGCCCTCTATCTTAAGTTTTTAGAATAAATAGAATGAGGATGTTTCAAATTATATTGGAAAACGATAATATTATAATGAGTTGGAGTTGGATGATATCGAGGTGGTGTTGGCGATATCATTAGTGTAATAAAAACAACAGTAATCTGAGAAGCCGTTTCCTCCCTCCTGTTTATATGTTGATTGTTGTAAATCCGTacaattataaacttttttttttttttttttaattttccttttttacttTGATTTGGAAGCGGCTATTTTTGGAGTGATCCAAGTTTTGGAATGGGCCAAAAGTAGAACAACCCATTcatttaataacatttttttaaggtttACTTCCCATAAATATTCTATCTTTATTCCCGGTGAATATTTTGGATTCAATTATCAAATcttagaataaataataaattgtttCTCAAATAAGTTGTAATTCAAAAAGGGTAATGTTTGGATGATATAAAAGGGGTAGAACTTAGAAGAGATAAGGATTGAAATTGTCTATAATtatctaatttaaataattttacaattatttgCGTGATAGGCATGATTATAAATCTCGTtgtatttaaatacttaataatatTTGTCTGAATCTAGATTTCTAATTACATTATATGTTTGAgataattaattcaaaaaataatattatatacagttataGAATGTACAAAtctaacatatttattttgaaaaaatatgagatttttcatgtgaattaaGTGTGGGGTGGTCCTCGTCCCACCCCCCGCCCTTGCATGGGTGGGGGATAGTTTGGGCTTCCAAACCTTGTTCATTTGCCTGTAGGTGGATTGGCCACCCAGTTCATTTGCCACCTCCATCTTACAGATTAGAAATTccaaataaacttataaatccaacaaaattgcacaaaacatcacaaatcttacaaactcaaacaaaaactaaaaactaaatttaCAACCAAACAAACTTAGTCttacatataagaaaaaatcaacaaaCTCATAGGCCACAACTACAATCGTGGGTCATACATATCTTCAGAGATTTGTGGACAGAGTTGTATGGCCCATGATTGCCATGGTCGCGACTGTGGATCATCAAACTTGAAAACGTGTCATGGACTTTGATGTCACCCACAATCGTAGCTGCCAACCGTTACCCACAACAATAAAATTACGATTTAGATAGAGAAATTCTCTCATCTCTATTGGCTtagaagaggagaaaaaaaaagagaagagagagaaggagataATGAGAAAGAAGTCGAGATCGAGTATAGTGGTTGTGGGCCCTGGCCATTAGCCCTAGCAGGAGAATAGCAAAGAAGAGAGGGTTTGAGAGGGAAAGGGAGGCAGCAGAGTTAAATAAGAGAGAAAGGTGACCGCCACCTATCGGtaatgtgaatctcatatttatttacttattttaaaaagaataaagaatgcATAAAACTTGTAAAATTTAGAACTGTATAAATCTTGTCCCTAATTCAAATGactttaatttgtaaaaataaaacatatatatttttagaaattaataacGCACAACTTTTCTTTAATCAGTTTGTTGCTTCTTCTGcttttgtacttttttatttacacaaaaaacccaaaaaagaacGTCAAACGTTTCAATATCTTAGTCTACTTTTAATAGATGCGTGTCGTATACCTTTACGTTAACATACTTATTGATGACATTTCTTAGGTATTTAAggtttcttgtatttttgtactaccaTAGTACATAACAAAAGATCAAAGGCCAATAGAATGGCATCCAGCACACCCCAATTAGGCCCACCAATATTTTCAATCAAAGGCCACAGcccaaatttgaaaatatttgcaaaTTTTCAGAAGAGCGGGAACCCAcaaacaacaaaataacaaaagccCTCTTTATTTATAGTCTCGATTCGAATCCAACGGTTTCTGAATTCCCCTTTCCCGCTATTTCTCCACTTTTCTGCGGTTTGTCCAATTCGGGAGCATTTTACATTTGAGAATACTGGGACTAACTATATGCCCAAGACTAGAAGCAGAGGCGTTGGCACCGAAGGTGCATTCGCGGCAGTTAAGCGCGAGCCGGTTAGATGCGACGGAGACGGAGGAGACAGCTCGGCGGCGGGTGACCACGATGAGTCTACCCGGTCGAGCCAGTTGGATCGGCGGGTGCTCCGGTCTAAGTACCTGGCAGTCATGAATCTGATTAATGGTACctgtaaatattatttgcattttattaaatacatgGTTTTTATTTCTTCGTTTATTTGATCTAATTCTGGTTATTGGTTCttgaagatgagagagaggatTTAACGAGGGGGGACTCGGATAAGTTCAGCACCATCATTGGTGAAGTGGAGAGGTTGCATGAATTAGGTATTCCGAATCggagattttatattttcttttaactaatatatgttgCGGTAATATGATCGGTTGATgacaaaactaaagaaaagatacagaaaaaagaaaaaaatatatgaaaaagaagaagaagtttcaTGCTTTTGAGATCGAACCTTTGTACAACAAAAAATgccttcttataaaaaaaaaagaaaaagaaaattttaatttgttacaGAAAGCGGGGCTCACATGTTTGAGTGCCTACCATGGCTTTTGTTTCAGTTCAGAAGCCAAGGGAGCAAGTTGCTGATGCGGAGGCACTGTTGGGCATTGCTAATACTTTGGCGACATCTGTTAAATCGCATTCCAGTGAGGGTATTACGCCTGCAGAGTTTGCTAACTGTTTGCTTAAGGAGTATGGACAATCCCATGAGGCAGTTGCCACCCAAGAGAGTGCTAAGATTATGCTCCTTTGGAAAGATATTGGTATTGCTGTTGCACCCATCTTTAGCAAGGCTCATGGATGTGCCACCATGTgagttttatttacttttgagtttttttcttattttggaCGAAGAACGATGTGCATATGTCTTTGTCTAAATGTGGGTCAACTTTAATGTTTCATTTTCAATCTGtatatgataatttttaaaGGATTGGACCTATGAATACTGAGTTGAAGCAACGGAAGACCGTGGTTCATAGAAGGCGTGGAAAGCCAGCTGAAACTGCTCGTCCTGAAGAGGTGAGAATTGCTTTCTGTTCCTTGGGAAAACTTGAGAGCCTGTAGAATGGAAATCAAGTGCTGTTTTGTTAATAAATTTCAAAGTTTACGCTGTTTGTAACTTTAAGGCTAATATGTTCGAGTTGACGTTGTTAAAAGGTGCTTTTCTTTCTAGGatggagaaaaatattataaattcaaaattaatattgcaATTCTTTTCGTGAAGCTTGCTTTAGGTTAAAACTAGTCACTTTCTTGTAACCTGCTTGTCCAATGCTTTCATGAATCTCTCTGAAAGTTTGTACTAAAGTACAGTTAGTTATTTTCAAATGCGGTCTCTGGTGTGTATCTGTGGCCTGATTTTTCATTATAATCACAAAGTTCATGCTCCAAGGGCGAGTTTCACGTAACGTTCCTCTGAATTATTAAATCGATTCTTCCACCTTTCTCAAGCAACAATGATCATTCAGCCAGATTTATTATTCCTTGTGACAGGTTAACGACAATGGGGAAGAAGGAAAAACAGATACAGATAAGAATATGTCAACAATGTTTGAGATCTTAAGGAAGAAGAAGCGTGTTGGACTTGAGAGTTTGATATTGAATATGAAGTCCTTTGCACAGACAGTAGAAAATTTATTTGCTCTGTCATTCTTAGTCAAAGATGGGCGAGCTGAAAT encodes:
- the LOC121239396 gene encoding uncharacterized protein LOC121239396 — encoded protein: MALPSFTALSIVSLSSFSRYFPHNDTTTFYYSPSPYPKAHSAKPCKPTRNFSNYSFRLSYRFSAVEDEDDRDDYEFEEAVALFNDREYYKCHDFLEALWNDAQEPTRTLIHGILQCAVGFHHLFNQNHRGAMMELGEGLCKLRKMDFESGPFHEFEREISAALDFIYETQIELAACTDDICLAMDQSERSYQLLGGYGAGQHLYSLQTESDQVTYITFCPQRSYCVNKPSRVKLPILNATKEHLVAFEYN
- the LOC121239393 gene encoding LOW QUALITY PROTEIN: uncharacterized protein LOC121239393 (The sequence of the model RefSeq protein was modified relative to this genomic sequence to represent the inferred CDS: deleted 2 bases in 1 codon); this translates as MARQHEATALPWGTLEELLLASAVNRHGTASWDSIAIELQNRSSSLPSLLPLTLTPQYCRDKFYDLKRRFLPQQDDESASLVPMVDELRRIRVEELRREVQRRDDSIVSLELKVKSLEEERERSLKEDSEALDLKKDIEGDDREATPLPDNLTGKSVCGDVSNDKENRSFNGSNSTSQGGEGQGRRNGVVGEQERPEPERNDPDPGRSEYGPGKNYSFDNGEVNDTDDAGGEEDQEVGVKAVRGTGGLGESNEGLESVGESKKEKEAASKQSSDVQSSASLSGKKRRRKGGGGISSGEEPEAEGHEEVSPARGRVSAVKSEPLVKLIGMIRSHRLGSVFERRLRSQESERYKSLIRQHMDLQIVQSRLDRGVYADCIHKFFRDLLLLFNNGVIFFRRSSPEHVAARELRGLVRKELNDKVPKPQTTQVKPEPKNESDSLSKPNKSSTMVACGKQSSMKALITEGANRKIDKRERELEEKPNASQKKNDASFVKIEEKGIRKKRTKERLGGRGLRTNNKGGGDIKHEYGGNELSSHDALEVKMEKKENTVKKKQGAASFLKRMKQNSPGEVLADADDSDEDSKDDRSEEKKKTRGRRREVIKIEERVTRSCNGGGRGKEENTGKVKRGVGRPPKRLESVSAAATGKRGRENGESVVVGGGGRSRKRSRR
- the LOC121239394 gene encoding non-structural maintenance of chromosomes element 4 homolog A-like, coding for MPKTRSRGVGTEGAFAAVKREPVRCDGDGGDSSAAGDHDESTRSSQLDRRVLRSKYLAVMNLINDEREDLTRGDSDKFSTIIGEVERLHELVQKPREQVADAEALLGIANTLATSVKSHSSEGITPAEFANCLLKEYGQSHEAVATQESAKIMLLWKDIGIAVAPIFSKAHGCATMIGPMNTELKQRKTVVHRRRGKPAETARPEEVNDNGEEGKTDTDKNMSTMFEILRKKKRVGLESLILNMKSFAQTVENLFALSFLVKDGRAEITVNENGSHIVCPRNAPAAKSVKSGEVAYGHFVFRFDFKDWKLMMDAVAVGEELMPHRNSSNSAASEAEPGVKYSQASLPTTPIRKLSRNRALVVQEESIVEESPDNEDGVSKGANAIRGCKRKLT